In one window of Henckelia pumila isolate YLH828 chromosome 1, ASM3356847v2, whole genome shotgun sequence DNA:
- the LOC140875785 gene encoding uncharacterized protein isoform X1: MDYSLAALKLLCVHLRSAAPTTTQNAFTLGGILFQRAWLQGVLVSTDESDGGSFLLDDGTAFVELSLSGDFRGRRLEKGMYVMVVGGYVVRAGDLPMVKVHKLVDLSEFPDRESMWYLEVMEAFKLFYQPMFQH; this comes from the exons ATGGATTACAGTCTGGCAGCACTAAAGCTACTCTGCGTCCACCTGCGAAGCGCCGCCCCGACGACGACGCAGAATGCTTTCACTCTCGGAGGTATTCTGTTCCAACGTGCTTGGCTACAG GGCGTTCTCGTCTCAACAGATGAATCTGACGGCGGCTCTTTCCTCCTCGACGATGGAACCGCCTTCGTTGAACTTTCCCTCTCCGGAGACTTTCGCGGCCGTCGTTTGGAAAAAG GGATGTATGTAATGGTGGTTGGAGGCTATGTTGTTCGTGCAGGCGATCTTCCAATGGTTAAG GTTCACAAACTAGTCGATCTTTCTGAATTTCCGGATAGAGAATCGATGTGGTACCTTGAAGTCATGGAGGCTTTCAAGCTCTTTTACCAACCTATGTTCCAACACTGA
- the LOC140875785 gene encoding uncharacterized protein isoform X2 yields the protein MDYSLAALKLLCVHLRSAAPTTTQNAFTLGGILFQRAWLQGVLVSTDESDGGSFLLDDGTAFVELSLSGDFRGRRLEKGMYVMVVGGYVVRAGDLPMVKLLITMMCFKHHDLYNRSISFSLQLDSSSQTSRSF from the exons ATGGATTACAGTCTGGCAGCACTAAAGCTACTCTGCGTCCACCTGCGAAGCGCCGCCCCGACGACGACGCAGAATGCTTTCACTCTCGGAGGTATTCTGTTCCAACGTGCTTGGCTACAG GGCGTTCTCGTCTCAACAGATGAATCTGACGGCGGCTCTTTCCTCCTCGACGATGGAACCGCCTTCGTTGAACTTTCCCTCTCCGGAGACTTTCGCGGCCGTCGTTTGGAAAAAG GGATGTATGTAATGGTGGTTGGAGGCTATGTTGTTCGTGCAGGCGATCTTCCAATGGTTAAG CTGTTGATAACTATGATGTGTTTCAAGCATCATGATTTGTACAACAGAAGTATCTCATTTTCACTCCAACTTGATTCCA GTTCACAAACTAGTCGATCTTTCTGA